One window of Alkalispirochaeta americana genomic DNA carries:
- a CDS encoding C4-dicarboxylate TRAP transporter substrate-binding protein translates to MNKMKTLGLVALMVCAATTALYAGGKAEAKDGDDYKLVLRLSHVFNPVEQLSQSMDWVAERIYERTDGAIEIQTFPQAQLAAYKEGVEQVVRGANFISVEDPSFIGDYVPDMKALYAPMLYQSFDEYVELVRTDLVQDMMARAEEQGIKILALDYIYGFRNLMTRRPVRTPEDLSGLQIRVPGTDLYINTLNNMGAIANPLPWGETLSAVQQGVVDGLEGSEFTNIGNKVFETGATHVGLSRHILGTCGVYINIDVWNSIPEQYREIIQEEFTKGAAEGNAILMANHADVVAELEANGVQFHEVDGEAFRARLAPMYREQAGMTPGIFDAVFAELDAIRN, encoded by the coding sequence ATGAACAAAATGAAAACCCTTGGTTTGGTGGCTCTTATGGTTTGTGCTGCAACCACAGCACTCTACGCAGGCGGTAAGGCCGAGGCAAAAGATGGTGACGATTACAAGCTGGTGCTTCGGCTCAGCCACGTTTTCAACCCCGTGGAGCAGCTCTCCCAATCCATGGACTGGGTGGCCGAGCGCATCTACGAGCGGACCGACGGAGCTATCGAGATTCAGACCTTTCCCCAGGCGCAGCTTGCTGCTTACAAGGAAGGTGTCGAGCAGGTTGTGCGCGGAGCCAACTTCATCTCCGTGGAAGACCCCTCGTTCATCGGTGACTACGTACCGGACATGAAGGCTCTCTACGCTCCCATGCTCTACCAGAGCTTTGACGAGTATGTGGAACTGGTGCGGACCGATCTGGTTCAGGACATGATGGCCCGTGCCGAGGAGCAGGGTATCAAGATCCTCGCGCTGGATTACATCTACGGCTTTCGCAACCTGATGACCCGCCGCCCCGTGCGGACCCCTGAAGACCTGTCGGGTCTGCAGATTCGGGTTCCCGGAACGGATCTGTACATCAACACCCTGAACAACATGGGTGCTATTGCGAACCCCCTTCCCTGGGGCGAGACTCTTTCCGCAGTACAGCAGGGCGTCGTTGACGGGCTCGAAGGTTCAGAGTTCACCAACATCGGAAACAAGGTCTTCGAGACCGGTGCGACCCACGTAGGTCTCTCACGGCACATCCTGGGAACCTGTGGTGTCTACATCAACATCGATGTCTGGAACAGCATCCCCGAGCAGTACCGGGAGATCATCCAGGAAGAGTTCACCAAAGGCGCCGCCGAGGGGAACGCGATCCTCATGGCCAACCACGCCGACGTTGTGGCTGAGCTCGAGGCAAACGGTGTGCAGTTCCACGAAGTGGACGGCGAGGCTTTCCGTGCCCGTCTGGCTCCCATGTATCGGGAACAGGCCGGCATGACCCCCGGAATCTTCGATGCCGTATTTGCTGAGCTCGACGCGATCAGGAACTAA
- a CDS encoding ABC transporter substrate-binding protein, giving the protein MAFKDGYISILCIIPCPLRPRFNRIFEEYLEEYNRSASLPIYCPSLEGMSCDDAEELLEGARTREDLPELIVATAGHGTFSHNFRSRFVETGLYEPCVPEGFHTSLPVSLKGEMDRHKIGLLAASGWSCLLDQSVDSESPLPGSWLDLADPCYAGEICLHGCDETVSNTALLYRILKARGEAGLEQFARNVTGVKHFSRIIKAMDSSSPERSRFSIMPGAAATQIPRHKRVAMLDFAEGPLFAPLQVLAARETRGCREEPLAFFYGEDFRKLLTLGGYIMADEISPDHSFVLPDYDHILSRGYEDETEELKRRFSGYLVS; this is encoded by the coding sequence ATGGCCTTTAAAGATGGATATATTTCTATTTTATGTATTATCCCCTGTCCCCTGCGGCCCCGATTCAATCGGATCTTCGAGGAGTATCTGGAAGAGTACAACCGCAGCGCTTCCCTGCCGATCTATTGCCCCAGTCTTGAGGGTATGAGTTGCGATGATGCCGAGGAGTTGCTCGAAGGAGCCCGCACGCGGGAGGATTTGCCGGAGCTGATCGTTGCAACGGCAGGACACGGGACGTTCAGCCACAATTTTCGCAGCCGCTTTGTAGAAACAGGCTTGTATGAGCCCTGCGTGCCCGAGGGGTTCCACACATCCCTGCCGGTTTCTCTGAAAGGAGAGATGGATCGGCACAAGATAGGGCTTCTGGCGGCAAGCGGATGGTCTTGCCTGCTGGATCAATCCGTGGACAGTGAGAGTCCTCTCCCCGGCTCGTGGCTTGATCTTGCCGATCCGTGCTACGCCGGGGAGATCTGTTTGCACGGCTGTGACGAAACAGTTTCAAACACAGCTCTTCTCTACCGGATACTCAAGGCCCGGGGAGAGGCCGGGCTGGAGCAGTTCGCCCGGAATGTAACGGGGGTCAAGCATTTCTCCCGAATCATCAAGGCTATGGATAGTTCTTCGCCGGAGCGGAGCCGTTTCAGCATTATGCCCGGGGCGGCAGCCACGCAGATTCCCCGACACAAACGGGTGGCTATGCTCGATTTCGCCGAGGGGCCTCTCTTTGCTCCTCTGCAGGTTCTGGCCGCAAGGGAAACGAGGGGGTGTCGGGAAGAGCCGCTGGCCTTCTTCTACGGTGAAGACTTCAGGAAGCTGCTCACCTTGGGGGGGTATATCATGGCTGACGAGATATCTCCGGACCATTCCTTTGTTCTTCCCGACTACGACCACATCCTTTCCCGGGGGTATGAGGATGAGACGGAAGAGCTGAAGCGGCGTTTCTCGGGATACCTTGTGTCATGA
- a CDS encoding TRAP transporter small permease, with product MKNKLSTILFHAEEIVSALFLSVTVSVVILNVILRYGFRSGLFWVEEIATTAFIWSVFIGAAAVYKRRMHIGIDLITRLFPESFQRVIAVIIDLMMVLINGYVCYLSVLMIQSNRLKTTPVLNIPSIYVNLAITIGFGLIMLHAIGFVYQDIKLIVQAGLSSEPPAEIASE from the coding sequence ATGAAAAACAAGCTTTCAACTATTTTATTCCACGCCGAGGAGATCGTGAGTGCGCTCTTTCTCTCGGTAACAGTTTCAGTTGTTATTCTCAACGTAATTTTGCGCTATGGCTTCAGAAGCGGTCTTTTCTGGGTTGAGGAAATCGCCACCACGGCCTTTATCTGGAGCGTCTTCATCGGCGCAGCCGCCGTCTATAAACGGAGGATGCATATCGGGATTGATCTGATTACGCGTCTCTTTCCGGAGTCCTTTCAGCGTGTTATTGCCGTGATTATCGATCTGATGATGGTTCTAATCAACGGATATGTCTGTTATCTGAGTGTCCTGATGATCCAGTCTAACCGGCTCAAGACTACACCGGTCCTCAACATTCCCTCGATCTATGTGAATCTGGCAATTACTATCGGTTTCGGGCTCATCATGCTCCACGCCATAGGGTTCGTGTACCAGGACATAAAACTCATTGTGCAGGCCGGTCTCTCGTCAGAGCCGCCAGCGGAAATCGCGTCCGAATAG
- a CDS encoding ABC transporter ATP-binding protein encodes MLHDPGDIHVPESREEPLLFRCRDISFSYGRKNVLHQISLSAGRGEIIGLLGPNGCGKSTLLRCIAGVLKSHQGSLHYGSSSKSGLAPRERARHVSFLPQHQLDVPGITVRKLVILGRNPYSVTGWHQSAEDRRAVHQALEQLQLLDLQHKPLDQLSGGERQRAWIAMTIAQDTPLILLDEPVSYLDLRHQWAVLEVLTELKRTMGKTLIAVFHDVNHAMAVCDRVYVMKEGRIYSRGCPESVLNEDCLQEVYGVRTCLCSVGEGERSVVVPLCPCKMRRTGPSSSVKTTTEKEGVLS; translated from the coding sequence ATGTTGCACGATCCTGGCGATATTCATGTTCCCGAGTCCCGGGAAGAGCCCCTGCTCTTTCGTTGCCGGGACATCTCCTTTTCCTATGGACGAAAAAACGTTCTCCACCAGATTTCTCTCTCCGCCGGAAGAGGGGAGATCATTGGATTGCTGGGCCCTAACGGGTGCGGAAAATCCACCCTTCTACGGTGTATTGCGGGAGTCCTGAAGTCTCACCAGGGCTCACTTCACTATGGGTCCTCATCAAAGTCCGGGCTTGCACCGCGGGAACGGGCTCGGCATGTGAGTTTTCTTCCCCAGCATCAGCTTGATGTGCCGGGAATCACCGTAAGAAAGCTGGTTATTTTGGGAAGGAATCCCTATTCGGTCACGGGGTGGCATCAGTCAGCAGAGGACCGCCGGGCAGTACACCAGGCCTTGGAGCAGTTACAGCTTCTGGATCTCCAGCACAAGCCCCTGGATCAACTCTCGGGAGGGGAACGTCAGCGGGCCTGGATCGCCATGACCATAGCCCAGGATACGCCCCTCATTCTTCTGGACGAACCGGTGAGTTATCTCGATCTGCGTCACCAATGGGCGGTCCTGGAGGTGCTCACCGAGCTGAAACGGACGATGGGGAAAACCCTGATTGCCGTTTTCCACGATGTAAATCACGCCATGGCCGTGTGCGACCGCGTGTATGTCATGAAAGAGGGACGAATTTACAGCCGGGGGTGTCCCGAGAGCGTTCTCAACGAGGATTGCCTCCAGGAGGTTTACGGGGTCCGCACCTGTCTCTGTTCTGTCGGAGAGGGAGAGCGATCGGTGGTGGTTCCCCTGTGCCCCTGCAAGATGAGAAGGACCGGGCCTTCAAGCTCAGTCAAAACCACAACAGAGAAAGAAGGAGTGCTATCATGA
- a CDS encoding ATP-binding cassette domain-containing protein — protein sequence MNQCDYLLSLSWEELCSEAPQLIDFFRGYGIDSAPGAPSPGHQIEAMGEDDFLDIGLTKGQLLRNLRDFLEKIDDMTRAGQKDVRELSLLGGHDKDGIPEDLVITLRRGEITGIVGPTGSGKSRLLADIEWLAQEDTPTGRRVLINGEPPDPELRFSIEHRIVAQLSQNMNFVMDTTVGEFLKLHAESRMIDEPRIIENIITMANELAGEPCTAETAVTALSGGQSRALMIADTAYLSTSPIVLIDEIENAGIDKRKALDLLCSREKIVLIATHDPLLALMCSQRLVIRNGAVQKIIAADRDEQDQLESLLQIDSVIQELRRRIRAGERIREGAPGILPDILGKPLHEG from the coding sequence ATGAACCAGTGTGATTATTTGTTATCCCTCTCCTGGGAAGAGCTTTGCAGCGAGGCTCCCCAGCTGATCGATTTTTTCAGGGGGTACGGGATAGATTCGGCCCCCGGAGCTCCATCTCCAGGTCATCAGATAGAAGCCATGGGGGAGGATGACTTTCTCGACATCGGTCTCACCAAGGGACAGCTTCTGCGAAACCTGAGAGACTTTCTGGAGAAGATCGATGACATGACCCGGGCCGGACAGAAGGATGTGCGGGAACTATCCCTCCTGGGAGGTCACGACAAGGACGGAATTCCGGAAGATCTTGTTATCACCCTGAGGCGGGGCGAGATTACGGGGATCGTGGGGCCCACGGGGTCAGGAAAAAGCAGGCTCCTGGCCGATATCGAGTGGCTTGCCCAGGAAGACACCCCCACGGGGCGACGAGTCCTTATCAACGGGGAGCCTCCCGACCCGGAGTTGCGTTTTTCCATCGAGCATCGGATCGTTGCACAGCTCTCGCAGAACATGAACTTCGTCATGGATACCACGGTGGGAGAGTTTCTGAAACTTCACGCCGAGAGCAGAATGATCGACGAGCCCCGTATCATCGAGAATATAATCACCATGGCCAATGAGTTGGCGGGAGAGCCCTGTACGGCAGAAACGGCTGTCACGGCTCTGTCAGGAGGGCAGAGCAGGGCCCTGATGATCGCCGACACAGCATACTTGAGCACCTCGCCTATCGTTCTCATCGACGAGATAGAAAACGCCGGGATCGACAAGCGCAAGGCCCTTGATCTTCTGTGCAGCCGGGAGAAAATTGTCTTGATCGCCACCCACGATCCGCTCCTGGCCCTGATGTGTTCCCAGCGCCTGGTGATCCGCAACGGCGCGGTCCAAAAAATCATTGCTGCCGATCGTGACGAACAGGACCAGCTGGAATCACTTCTGCAAATCGATAGCGTTATTCAGGAATTACGGCGCAGGATCAGAGCGGGCGAGCGAATCCGAGAGGGGGCGCCCGGTATCCTTCCGGATATTCTGGGGAAACCTCTTCACGAAGGATAG
- a CDS encoding FecCD family ABC transporter permease produces MLSATTDPRSFGLAFTALLLATGLAVALSLNSGTISFTVSEVVRALFGQAQGPQILAFQVIRNIRLPRALVAALCGMNLAVAGCLLQAVLRNPLASPNIIGVSAGAGFFAVLVMVVLPGHLHFVPPAAFAGALGAAALVYALAAWPRALDAGGGTVTIILAGVAISALLNAITSGIMVLHSDDLDVTYTWLIGGLSGRSWNHVALVAPYSLPGIVLAIFLSPKLNLFPLGDEMGSGLGSNIGALRFLFIALAAALAGSAVSVAGTIGFVGLVAPHISRLVVGNDSRVLLPFSALMGAFLLLVADLCARTVFMPVELPVGVVTAALGAPFFILLLVHRGREGGHGSTQ; encoded by the coding sequence ATGTTATCAGCAACAACTGATCCCAGGTCGTTCGGGCTGGCTTTCACAGCGCTGCTTCTGGCCACCGGGCTGGCAGTGGCGCTCAGCCTGAACTCCGGAACGATCAGTTTTACCGTTTCCGAGGTGGTTCGTGCCCTCTTTGGTCAGGCTCAGGGCCCGCAGATCCTGGCATTCCAGGTTATCAGAAATATCCGGTTGCCCAGAGCCCTGGTGGCAGCCCTCTGCGGGATGAATCTGGCCGTGGCGGGCTGTCTCCTGCAGGCGGTGTTGAGAAACCCCCTGGCCTCACCCAACATCATCGGTGTCTCGGCGGGGGCGGGGTTCTTTGCTGTTCTGGTGATGGTGGTGTTGCCGGGACACCTTCATTTTGTTCCTCCGGCAGCTTTCGCAGGAGCCTTGGGAGCGGCCGCCCTGGTGTATGCCCTGGCTGCCTGGCCCAGAGCGCTCGATGCAGGAGGGGGAACAGTAACGATCATCCTGGCGGGAGTCGCCATTTCGGCCCTTTTGAACGCGATCACCTCGGGAATCATGGTGCTTCACAGCGATGACCTGGACGTAACCTACACCTGGCTCATTGGAGGCCTTTCGGGACGCAGTTGGAACCATGTCGCTCTTGTCGCTCCCTACAGCTTGCCGGGAATTGTCCTGGCAATTTTTCTGAGCCCCAAACTGAACCTGTTCCCCCTGGGGGACGAGATGGGATCCGGTCTGGGGAGCAACATAGGGGCCTTGCGATTTCTCTTTATTGCTCTGGCGGCGGCTTTGGCCGGAAGTGCTGTCAGTGTGGCAGGAACAATCGGTTTCGTCGGTCTGGTGGCCCCCCATATCAGTCGCCTTGTCGTGGGCAATGACAGTCGGGTGCTTCTGCCCTTTTCGGCTCTCATGGGAGCCTTTCTGCTTCTGGTGGCTGACCTCTGCGCCAGAACTGTCTTTATGCCCGTTGAGCTTCCCGTGGGGGTGGTCACGGCGGCGTTGGGAGCTCCCTTCTTTATCCTTCTTTTGGTCCATCGAGGACGGGAAGGCGGCCACGGCAGCACACAATAG
- a CDS encoding ABC transporter substrate-binding protein, with protein sequence MTKTHQKKRTPLWVILATVILTVTLFSSFGRTESAEDSLGEGGLQGWVVTDHLGRDVYLKAPPQRIVGLSRQFMEELYAIGLVPVGKVEEYNNRPEMNALPSLGRQGSPDIEAILALEPDLIIANVRQHSEMTEMLESMGATVAFVDPSFEGDNFFTDRILLFAQLTGREQEAAVYCEHITAVLEEVQQQIAPLGYERGIIVQGGSEMIQAAQPTGLYGALLPSLGIQNVVPANLPGSGRSTFVTYDIEAITEADPDILVIRSAGSGERNLEWLRTYYLDNPLWQGVRAVRQGQVFVLPQRVNPGNLSSEEALRITADVISNN encoded by the coding sequence ATGACCAAGACCCATCAGAAAAAGAGGACGCCCCTCTGGGTAATCCTGGCGACGGTGATTCTCACAGTGACACTTTTCAGTTCCTTCGGCCGAACAGAATCGGCAGAAGATTCTCTCGGGGAAGGGGGGCTTCAGGGATGGGTTGTCACAGACCATCTGGGTCGGGACGTTTATCTGAAAGCTCCTCCCCAGCGGATCGTGGGACTCTCCCGACAGTTTATGGAAGAGTTGTATGCCATCGGCCTTGTTCCCGTGGGAAAAGTGGAGGAGTACAATAACCGTCCCGAAATGAACGCCCTCCCCAGCTTGGGGCGTCAGGGAAGCCCCGATATCGAGGCGATCCTGGCCCTTGAACCGGATCTGATTATTGCAAATGTGCGGCAGCATTCAGAAATGACGGAAATGCTGGAATCAATGGGAGCAACTGTTGCCTTTGTTGACCCCTCCTTTGAGGGTGACAATTTTTTCACCGATCGGATTCTTCTCTTTGCCCAGTTGACAGGGCGGGAACAGGAGGCTGCTGTCTATTGTGAACACATCACGGCGGTCCTCGAGGAGGTCCAGCAGCAGATTGCTCCCCTGGGTTACGAGCGGGGAATAATTGTCCAGGGCGGAAGCGAGATGATTCAGGCGGCTCAGCCCACTGGTCTCTACGGAGCGCTGCTTCCTTCGCTGGGAATACAGAATGTGGTTCCCGCGAACCTCCCCGGCTCTGGCCGGTCCACCTTTGTCACCTACGATATCGAGGCCATAACCGAGGCTGATCCCGATATTCTGGTGATTCGGTCGGCCGGAAGTGGTGAACGGAATCTGGAGTGGCTTCGCACCTATTACCTGGATAATCCTCTCTGGCAGGGGGTAAGAGCTGTCCGGCAGGGTCAGGTCTTTGTTTTGCCCCAACGCGTGAACCCGGGCAACCTTTCCAGCGAAGAAGCCCTGCGGATCACCGCTGATGTTATCAGCAACAACTGA
- a CDS encoding carbohydrate ABC transporter permease — MNRGFVGFQNYVTIFESGHLQAALGATLYFALGTIVFQMVIGMIVALSLNVDFAGKNFVRSLILIPWAIPTSLVGIMWSRFLSSTDGYFNATLRLLGLVQGEMNWFLDRFLAITMVVLVDSWKFTPITVMIFLAGLQAIPRSMYEAALVDGANRWKQFLYVTLPVMKPVVLVALIMRTIFVFHAFDLIFILTKGGPGDSTRVLSYYAYQESFIFLRHGRGAAVAFILFLFTALITVGYVRMLREKKPA; from the coding sequence ATGAACCGCGGCTTCGTTGGGTTCCAGAATTATGTGACAATCTTTGAGTCAGGGCATCTTCAGGCTGCCTTGGGAGCAACCCTTTATTTTGCCCTGGGAACGATCGTTTTTCAGATGGTTATAGGAATGATCGTTGCCCTCTCTCTCAATGTGGACTTTGCCGGAAAAAACTTTGTAAGATCCCTCATTCTCATCCCCTGGGCGATACCGACCTCCCTGGTGGGTATCATGTGGAGTCGATTTCTTTCCTCCACCGATGGGTATTTTAACGCGACCCTGAGACTTCTGGGGTTAGTGCAGGGTGAGATGAACTGGTTTCTTGACCGGTTTCTCGCGATAACCATGGTGGTTCTGGTCGATTCCTGGAAGTTTACGCCCATCACGGTAATGATCTTTCTCGCCGGCCTGCAGGCGATCCCGCGTTCCATGTACGAAGCTGCGCTGGTGGATGGTGCAAACCGGTGGAAACAGTTCTTGTATGTTACCCTTCCCGTTATGAAGCCCGTTGTACTGGTCGCGCTGATCATGCGCACCATTTTTGTCTTTCACGCCTTTGATCTCATCTTCATTCTTACAAAAGGTGGCCCTGGTGATTCCACCCGGGTGCTCTCGTACTATGCCTATCAGGAGTCGTTTATCTTCCTTCGTCACGGTCGGGGTGCGGCGGTGGCGTTCATACTTTTTCTTTTCACGGCTCTCATAACCGTGGGGTATGTGCGAATGTTGCGCGAGAAGAAGCCTGCCTGA
- a CDS encoding carbohydrate ABC transporter permease has product MNTQKLSGWLKVVHRLIIVGIVLAVLLPFYWIGVMSVTPQRHIAGKMIPTMVPRDASPIAYAQVLGFAEVQGATGRSAAQMYRRSLMNSIIVAATSTLLALVLGTVAAYALARLDFPGKNVAYVLILGSRLLAQVTLAVPMFILFHRLRILDTYLPLIIMNTSFCMAWVTLIMNNYFDMIDKEMEDSARVDGCTRFGAFWRILLPMAIPGVISVMLISFLFSWGEFLYALLFTSTAAARTMPVVMSMFLGQFAIEYRLLAAGLAVGVLPPVLLALVFQRFIISGLTQGGMKG; this is encoded by the coding sequence ATGAATACACAGAAATTGTCAGGTTGGCTAAAGGTCGTACATCGGCTGATTATTGTTGGAATCGTTCTGGCGGTCTTGCTTCCGTTCTATTGGATAGGGGTGATGAGTGTCACGCCTCAACGCCATATTGCAGGGAAAATGATCCCCACCATGGTTCCTCGCGATGCATCGCCGATTGCCTACGCCCAGGTTTTGGGGTTTGCCGAGGTCCAGGGTGCTACGGGACGCAGTGCAGCCCAAATGTACCGGCGTTCCCTCATGAACAGCATCATTGTTGCGGCAACCTCAACCCTTCTGGCCCTTGTTCTTGGAACTGTCGCGGCCTACGCGCTTGCCCGGCTTGATTTTCCCGGAAAAAACGTCGCCTATGTACTCATTCTGGGCAGCCGCTTGCTGGCGCAGGTCACGCTGGCGGTGCCCATGTTCATCCTCTTTCATCGATTGCGGATTCTGGACACCTACTTACCCCTGATTATCATGAACACGTCTTTTTGTATGGCCTGGGTGACGCTGATCATGAATAATTACTTCGATATGATCGATAAGGAGATGGAAGATTCCGCGCGGGTTGACGGCTGTACACGGTTCGGAGCATTTTGGCGAATTCTTCTTCCCATGGCGATTCCCGGGGTCATCTCGGTGATGCTGATATCCTTTCTCTTCTCCTGGGGGGAGTTTCTCTATGCGTTGCTCTTCACCAGTACCGCCGCTGCCCGCACCATGCCGGTAGTAATGTCCATGTTCCTCGGGCAGTTTGCAATCGAGTATCGCCTGCTGGCGGCCGGGCTTGCTGTGGGGGTCCTCCCTCCGGTATTGCTCGCTCTTGTGTTTCAGCGGTTCATTATTAGTGGTCTCACACAGGGTGGGATGAAAGGGTAG
- a CDS encoding GTP-binding protein, with product MKLVTVSGPPSSGKTAVMLKVLKVLQDQGHRTGVVKFDCLTTHDKELYQELEIPVKVGLSGNLCPDHYFVSNIEDCLNWGLQENLDYLVSESAGLCNRCSPHIKNVLSLCVIDNLMGIHTPRKIGPMLKLADLVVITKGDIVSQAEREVFSFKVRQANAGARILFVNGITGQGAYELSRLIADAPDQTSLQGGRLRFPMPAALCSYCLGETQIGEQYQVGNTRKIKV from the coding sequence ATGAAGCTTGTCACCGTCTCGGGGCCTCCCTCGTCGGGGAAAACGGCGGTCATGCTGAAAGTTCTCAAGGTTTTGCAGGATCAGGGCCACCGCACCGGGGTGGTCAAGTTTGACTGCCTCACAACGCACGATAAGGAACTCTACCAGGAGCTGGAAATCCCCGTGAAGGTTGGGCTGTCGGGAAACCTTTGTCCCGACCACTATTTTGTCAGCAACATAGAGGATTGTCTGAACTGGGGACTTCAGGAGAACCTGGACTATCTTGTTTCCGAGAGCGCCGGTCTCTGCAACCGTTGTTCTCCCCATATAAAAAATGTCCTGTCCCTTTGCGTCATCGACAACCTCATGGGAATCCACACGCCACGGAAGATAGGGCCCATGCTCAAACTTGCAGATCTTGTGGTGATAACCAAAGGGGACATTGTCTCCCAGGCGGAGCGGGAGGTCTTCTCCTTCAAGGTCCGCCAGGCCAACGCCGGTGCCCGGATTCTCTTTGTGAACGGCATAACCGGTCAGGGGGCCTATGAGCTATCCCGACTGATAGCCGATGCCCCTGATCAAACGAGCCTGCAGGGAGGGCGCTTGCGCTTTCCCATGCCAGCGGCGCTCTGCTCCTACTGTCTGGGGGAAACCCAAATTGGAGAGCAGTATCAGGTCGGAAATACCCGAAAGATCAAGGTGTGA
- a CDS encoding nucleoside hydrolase yields the protein MNPKPIIIDCDPGHDDMVAIMLACASKSIKLLGVTTVAGNQEGHKTFENALRVLTLINRGDIPVARGADKPLLRDLIIAPEIHGSSGLDGAELPLPGVEPWPGHALDLLEKLILESPEKVTLVPTGPLTNIALLFLKNPAIKERIEQIVLMGGAALDSNFTPAAEFNIFVDPEAADVVFSAGLPLTMVGLDVTNKAVMTFSEIEELARLGGPVSSVAAPLLEFFAQANKDVFGIEGAPIHDALAVASVIDPSLLKAGHHHVAIETQGTHTRGRTVVDLYNITGEEPNVAVALEVNTPAFIAMLRRAFITLDEAVQGKG from the coding sequence GTGAATCCAAAACCAATAATCATCGACTGTGATCCCGGACACGACGACATGGTGGCTATTATGCTGGCCTGCGCCAGCAAATCCATCAAGTTATTGGGGGTAACTACCGTCGCCGGTAATCAGGAGGGTCACAAGACCTTCGAGAACGCCCTGCGGGTGCTCACGCTGATCAACCGGGGGGATATTCCTGTTGCCCGGGGCGCTGACAAACCCCTTCTGCGGGATCTGATAATTGCCCCCGAGATCCATGGCTCTTCAGGACTGGATGGTGCAGAACTCCCCCTTCCCGGGGTGGAGCCCTGGCCAGGCCATGCCCTGGATCTTCTGGAAAAATTGATACTTGAATCCCCCGAAAAGGTGACCCTCGTTCCCACAGGGCCTCTGACAAACATCGCGCTCCTGTTTCTCAAGAACCCTGCTATCAAGGAACGGATTGAGCAGATCGTTCTCATGGGGGGCGCTGCCCTGGACTCCAATTTCACTCCCGCTGCAGAGTTCAATATCTTTGTTGATCCCGAAGCCGCCGACGTTGTCTTTTCTGCGGGGCTGCCTCTCACTATGGTGGGGCTCGATGTCACCAACAAGGCAGTGATGACCTTCAGCGAGATAGAGGAACTGGCTCGCCTGGGAGGTCCCGTTTCGTCCGTAGCCGCTCCTCTGCTGGAGTTTTTTGCACAAGCCAACAAGGATGTGTTCGGGATCGAGGGCGCTCCCATCCACGATGCACTGGCTGTGGCCTCTGTGATCGACCCCTCGCTTCTGAAGGCAGGCCATCATCATGTAGCGATCGAAACACAGGGCACCCACACCCGGGGACGGACTGTGGTGGACCTCTATAATATTACCGGAGAGGAGCCAAACGTTGCGGTCGCCCTGGAAGTGAATACCCCGGCCTTCATCGCGATGCTCCGCAGAGCCTTCATCACCCTGGACGAGGCGGTTCAGGGAAAAGGGTAG